A genomic region of Plasmodium malariae genome assembly, chromosome: 14 contains the following coding sequences:
- the RPS27 gene encoding 40S ribosomal protein S27, putative, translating into MNVDLLNRDPAEEAKKHKLKRLIPSPNSYFMDVKCPGCLQITTLFSHAQNVVLCGSCNIMLCQPTGGKCKLTEGCSFRKKIE; encoded by the exons atgAATGTCGATTTGCTAAATCGTGATCCAGCGGAAGAAGccaaaaaacataaattaaaaagattaaTACCCAGCCCAAATTCCTATTTTATGGATGTAAAATGCCCAGGATGTCTTCAAATTACTACTTTGTTTAGTCACGCGCAAAATGTAGTTTTATGCGGAag TTGTAACATTATGTTATGCCAACCAACGGGtggaaaatgtaaattaacAGAAGGTTGctcatttagaaaaaaaatagaataa